In Pseudomonas grandcourensis, the DNA window GCTGGTGATTTCCATCGTGCTGGTGGTGCTGGCCTTCTGGCTGGGACAGCGCGGCAAACAACAATAAGCCTGGAGACTTCCATATGAGCAAGAAAGTGAAAAGCACCCGTTTCGCTGCTGCCAGTTTCGCCGTTGCCGGTCTGGCCTTGAGTTGCTTCACCGCGTTCGCCCAAGCTGCCGAGCCCAAGGAGCTGTTCTTCTACAACTGGACCGACTACTACCCGGTCGAGCTTTTGGCCAAGTTCGAAAAGGAGACCGGGATCAAGGTCACCATGGATGGCTACGACAGCAACGAAACCCTGCTGGCCAAGCTGCAGGCCGGCGGTGCCGCGTATGACGTGATCGTGCCGTCGCAATCGATCATGCGCACCCTGATCAACCAGGACCTGCTGCTGGAAATCGACGCCTCGGCCCTGCCCAACTTCCAGTACGTCAAACCGGCGTTCCGCGACCCGAGCTTCGACCCGGGGCGCAAGTTCTCGGCACCGTACCTGTGGGGCACCACCGGGTTCTCCTATGACAGCGCCCGAGTGCCCGGCGGCAAGCTCGACGACTCGTGGAAAGAGTTCTTCGAGCCGCGCAAGGAACTGCAAGGCCAACTCGCCGCCCTCGACACCTCCAGCAGCGTGATCAACGCCGCCAGCCATTACCTGAATGTCGACGAATGCAGCGAAAACCCCCAGGACGCCAAGCGCATCCTCGAACTGCTGCAAAAACAGAAGCCCTTCCTGAAGATGTACAGCTCGGACAACACCGTCGACCGCATGGCCTCCGGTGAAGTGATCATGATGCAGAACTGGAACGGTTCTACAGCGCGGGCCACCTTGCAGAAGAGCACCATCAAATACGTGTATCCGAAGGAAGGCCTGGCGATGTTCCAGGACAACTTCGCCGTGCCGAAAAGCGCGCCGCACCCTGGCAACGCGAAGATTTTCATCGACTGGATGATGAAACCGGAAAACGCCGCCGCCGTGTCCAACGCCATCGCCTACGACAACGGCATCCAGAGCGACAAGCTGATCGACGCCAAGTGGCGGGTGATGGACGCCATCAACATGCCCGACGAATTCGCCTCACGCCTGCGCCCGGAAAAG includes these proteins:
- a CDS encoding extracellular solute-binding protein, whose amino-acid sequence is MSKKVKSTRFAAASFAVAGLALSCFTAFAQAAEPKELFFYNWTDYYPVELLAKFEKETGIKVTMDGYDSNETLLAKLQAGGAAYDVIVPSQSIMRTLINQDLLLEIDASALPNFQYVKPAFRDPSFDPGRKFSAPYLWGTTGFSYDSARVPGGKLDDSWKEFFEPRKELQGQLAALDTSSSVINAASHYLNVDECSENPQDAKRILELLQKQKPFLKMYSSDNTVDRMASGEVIMMQNWNGSTARATLQKSTIKYVYPKEGLAMFQDNFAVPKSAPHPGNAKIFIDWMMKPENAAAVSNAIAYDNGIQSDKLIDAKWRVMDAINMPDEFASRLRPEKECSNKARELQDRIWAKLKG